The Heyndrickxia vini genome contains a region encoding:
- the ltrA gene encoding group II intron reverse transcriptase/maturase, which produces MQKAETVLGIVESKSKSDKHYKFDRLYRNLFNPDFYLQAYGKIYAKEGNMTKGTDEETIDGFGMKKVNEVIELMKNEQYHFKPVRRVYIPKRDGSKRPLGIPSFYDKLIQEISRSILEAIYEPKFSKSSHGFRPNRSCHTALKQVKREWTGIKWVIEGDIKGFFDNINHETLLNILNENIHDGRFLELIKRMLEAGYMEDWVFQKTYSGTPQGGIISPILANIYLNKLDEFVENVLIPKYETNKKKRKMNPIYNRINGKMVRLSKKIDDLKSSDPIRQELINEYQLLEIERRNHKVLDEMDSDFVRVKYVRYADDFIIGVIGSKELTEQIKREVAEFLTTELKLTLSEEKTLITNFKNPVKFLGYEMYIHDSNTYLVKKSNGRISRAVNGIPRLMVPREAITRKLERFTRNGKAVHRKELTNLDIAEIVSIYASEVRGLYNYYRMADNVANQMNRFKHYHRTSLVKTIAVKMRKSVAKVRQKYEVDGTIGIVIKRKAPKDDLIYKYYNDGFSKNDYVGNANDSDDQLPNVNKYSGRNGIVKRLMANKCEICETDDTDESYEVHHVRKLKDLKKKYKDKKPPFWVEMMISRNRKTLVLCKSCHIKLHKNKL; this is translated from the coding sequence ATGCAAAAAGCTGAAACAGTGTTAGGTATCGTCGAGAGTAAATCAAAATCTGACAAACATTATAAATTCGATAGACTATATCGAAACTTATTTAACCCAGACTTTTACCTTCAAGCATATGGAAAGATATATGCAAAAGAAGGGAACATGACTAAAGGCACTGACGAAGAAACAATAGATGGTTTTGGAATGAAGAAAGTAAATGAAGTTATTGAACTCATGAAAAACGAACAATATCATTTCAAACCAGTAAGACGAGTTTACATTCCTAAAAGGGATGGTTCAAAAAGACCTTTAGGAATTCCTAGCTTTTATGACAAATTGATTCAAGAAATTAGCCGAAGTATTCTCGAAGCCATTTACGAACCGAAATTTAGTAAAAGCTCACATGGATTTAGACCTAACAGAAGTTGTCACACAGCTTTAAAACAGGTAAAAAGAGAGTGGACAGGTATCAAATGGGTCATCGAAGGAGACATTAAAGGATTTTTCGATAACATTAACCATGAAACCTTACTAAATATCCTAAATGAGAATATACATGATGGACGGTTCTTAGAACTAATTAAACGTATGTTAGAAGCAGGGTATATGGAGGATTGGGTATTTCAGAAAACATACTCAGGAACACCCCAAGGCGGAATAATAAGCCCTATACTGGCTAACATTTATTTAAATAAACTGGATGAGTTCGTAGAGAATGTTCTGATACCTAAATACGAAACGAACAAAAAGAAGCGGAAAATGAATCCAATATACAATCGCATTAACGGAAAAATGGTAAGACTCTCGAAGAAAATAGACGACCTTAAAAGTTCCGACCCTATAAGGCAAGAACTTATCAATGAGTATCAGCTATTAGAAATCGAAAGACGTAACCATAAAGTTCTTGATGAAATGGATTCAGATTTCGTTAGAGTAAAATATGTTCGTTACGCAGATGACTTTATCATAGGAGTTATAGGAAGCAAGGAATTAACAGAGCAAATAAAGAGGGAAGTTGCGGAATTTCTAACAACTGAACTAAAGCTCACCTTAAGCGAAGAAAAAACGCTTATCACAAACTTCAAAAATCCAGTAAAATTCCTTGGATATGAAATGTATATACATGACTCCAACACATACCTTGTCAAGAAATCAAATGGACGCATCTCGAGAGCGGTAAACGGAATACCAAGGCTAATGGTACCGAGAGAAGCAATAACGAGAAAGCTAGAGAGATTTACTCGAAATGGCAAAGCGGTTCATCGGAAAGAATTAACGAATCTAGACATAGCGGAAATCGTTAGTATTTACGCTTCAGAAGTAAGAGGGTTATATAATTACTACCGAATGGCAGATAATGTTGCTAACCAAATGAATCGATTCAAACATTATCACCGAACCAGCTTAGTCAAAACAATTGCAGTTAAAATGCGAAAGTCAGTCGCTAAAGTCAGACAAAAATATGAGGTTGATGGAACAATCGGGATTGTCATCAAACGCAAAGCACCAAAAGACGACTTAATCTATAAATACTACAACGATGGTTTTAGTAAAAACGATTATGTCGGAAACGCCAATGATTCAGACGACCAACTTCCAAATGTAAACAAATATAGCGGAAGAAATGGTATAGTCAAAAGGTTAATGGCTAATAAGTGTGAAATTTGCGAAACTGATGATACAGACGAAAGTTACGAAGTCCATCACGTGAGAAAATTAAAAGACCTCAAAAAGAAATACAAAGACAAGAAACCTCCATTCTGGGTGGAGATGATGATATCAAGAAATCGTAAAACACTTGTTTTGTGCAAATCATGTCATATTAAACTGCACAAAAACAAGCTGTAA